The window CACCGACATGGCAAAGCCGGCAGGGAGCCGCTCCCTCCAACTCGCGAAGGACGTATCGCGCGGCCACCGGTAAAAACTTGCGTTTAGCTCAACCGTGCTAAATCGCGCAGTGTAGTGGGCCAGACGCTTGGCCATGGGAAGACTCGGGGGATACAGCACGTTCTCCCAATGGTCGTAGCTCCAGCCTGAAGTGCCAATGTGGATGCCCATGGTGTGGATGGTAGCGGGTTACTCACGTAAGCGATGGCTTGTTTGGGCGGCAATCCGGCGCTGGCCTAGACTCGAAGGGCCAATTCCAGTTGATGGGGGAACCATGGAGAACCAGATCAATTCTGCTGCGCAAGAGACAGGTGATCAGCCCGACCGCACGGTGAGGGGCCCTGTTCCACCGGAATGGCTGGGGCCGGTCCTTGCCCTCGCCGCCTTCGCACTGATCTTCGTCGGGTCGATCATCCGGGGAGGGATTCTTCTTGGGGTTATCGGATCGCCACTTCTCCTTACCTTTCTTCTTTATGTCTTCTTGAGGAGATGGGCGAGGCGCACCAAAGGGTATATCGGCCTTGCCGTTGTGCTCCTCGCCATGGTGGGCAGTTTCGGTTCCGCCGCGGGGATTCCACTTCACGCCGTTCTTTCCCAAGGCATCGGCCCAGCCTTGGCCATTGCGGCTGCCTGGTGTTTCCGCCAGCGCGCTCCTCTGGCACCCGCAGCCGTTGCGCGATCCGGACCATCCTCCGCCGGGGCATCGGGTGGGCTGCATAGCTCCATCGACGCCATGCAGAACATCACCGCGGTTCTTGTTGGACTGTTCCCCACCCTCCCGCCGACGTGGTCTTCGGCTTGGTTGGAATTCAGGGAAATCGGCTCTCATCGCGAATGCATCTTCAACGTGCAAACGGGAGGGGCGCGGTTCACCACGGAAGTTCCAGCACACTTGGCTAACCGGATGTCTGAGGCGAGGAGCATCATGCGTGGACCCGGTGGCAATACGTGGTTCGCGGTCACGGTCACACTCAGCCCAGCGGATCCCGGGAGTTACCAAACCGAGTTCAACTATGACAAGGAACCGGAGTGGCTCACCGAGCCGACTAAGACCGAGTGCCTAAGGGAAACTCTACGTGTCCGAAAGCTTGGGACTCTCCCTGAATGGGCACATCAGCGGATGGGCTCCGTCAAATAATCCGCCAGGCGCTAGGCTAAGGACCCCGCGAAACACTGTTTTTGGGTGACCCGGCTGACAACGACCCACGATGACGGACTCCGAGACCCCTATGCAGCCTCACCGCGTATTTTCCCCATTGACATTTCGACGACGGCGCCATCGCTGGGTGGGTAGCGGCTCCACATGATCGGTCGTCCTTTTTCGCAGGTCTGGGTCACGGCTGGCTTTGCTTGGCGAGGCCAGTGCCGTTCGCCGGGTTGGGGTTAGCTGCCGAAGAGTTTCTTGCCGATCTTCGCGAAGATACCCGGTTCTTTGGATGGGTCTATGATTTCAGGTTGGACGGAGAAGTCGGTGCCATTTTCGGTGACAGGAAGGCGTTTGTTGGCTCGCTCGACCGTTTTGAGTTGTGGGTTGTAGACCGGGGGTGTGACGCCTTCCGCGCGGAACACCGTCCACATCCACTGCGGTATGTTGTCCAGCGTTCGCGGGAACGCTTTGAGGTCCTGTAACAGCGTCAGTGCGTCCGCCGGACGGTCAGGGATGGTTGTTTCATGGGCGGGTCTGAGGAGCTCGGTGTCGAAGGCCTCGAGTCTGCCAGCCGAATCTGGATAGAGATATACCTTGCAGCTTGTCCACGTTCCAAAGCCTGGGGCGTACGACTCGCGGCGGATTTCCTCTAGCCAATCAATCATGGACTCGCGGGAAAAATCTTGGGAGAAGCTACGCGGTCCCCAGACACCGTCTCGCAAGATTGTCTCAGTTTGTTGGGACCAGGCCTGATGAATGACCGAGGTACTTATAACCTCCTGGGCGCCGAAACCGAGACCGCCGTCCCTGAAGGTTTCAGCCTGCAACCGGTGAAGTCCTGCCTCCACGGATGGGCTCCATATAACTTTGCCGGCACTCATGATGACTCCTGGATGTTCTAGGGCAGCTTCGAAAACTGCATCGCGGCTGCTCTGGGTGACCGTGCTGGTGACGGCGGACGTTGTCCATTGGTGGTGCTGCCTAACCGCCGAAGAGTTTCTTGCCGATTTTGGCGAAGACACTAGGTTCTTTGGATGGGTCTATGAATTCAGGCTGGGCTGAGAAGTCGGTGCCTTTTTCGTTGACGGGGAGTCGTTTGTTGGCCCACTCGACTGTTTTGAGTTGGGGGTTGTAGACAGGGGGTGTGATGCCTTCGGCGCGGAACACCCTCCACATCCACTGCGGTATGTTGTCCAGCGTTCTCGGGAACGCTTTGAGGTCCTGGAACAGAGTCAGTGCGTCCGCCGGACGATCAGGAATTCCATCGTCGCTGTCCGGCCTAAAGAGTTCAAAATCGAAGGTTTCGAGTCTGCCGTCGGAGTCAGGATAGAGAAAGACCTTGCAACTCGTCCATGTTCCAATGCCTGGGACATACGAGCTACGACGAATATCTTTGAGCCAGTAGTCCATGGATTCTACCGAGAAATCTTGGAAACTATGGTTGAACCCCCAGACACCGTTCCGGAGAATATCCTCTGTCCGTCGACTCCAGGCTTGATGCATGATGATATGGCTGATGATTGCTTCTGCTCCGAACCCCAGACCGCCTTGGGCGAAGGCCTCAGTCCGCAGCCTTTGGAGACCGTTATTCACTTCGACCCCAGAAATCCGCGTTCCTGTCATCATTCGATTGCCTCCTCAGAAAATGGAAAGTTGGAGAAATATTCTGAACTATTCTCTCCGGAGTCGAGCCAGTGAGTGACTTTCAATTCATTCGGCAGACAGGGTTTTGGTCTTGGGACGGCTTCTACCTTTAGGTGTAAGCCTAGGGGTTGTCCGGTGTCGACGGGGTGGAGGACCTTTGTCATCAGCTCTCGTTTGGTGGCTCCGTCGCAATAGCTCCAGAACTGGCACCTCGACACCCGCTGCATTTCGCACTACCACCGGAGGGTCTCATAACTGGCGACCAAAAGCCGGCGCAGTTTCTAATCGGGCTATCGTAGATGTCTTTCCGGTCCCCGGGCTACCTACTGAAGCGGGGGTTTGGCATGCCCTCGTAGAGATCCCTGAATAACTCTTCATAGGCTAAGACGGATTCCAGCGTCCAATCTTTCAGGATGGCAAGAGTGCCGCCGTTCAACGGACGTGCGTCAACTAGGGGGCTCGCTGGGAGGGTGTAGGTGGCGTTCTCTGCGAAGTAGGTGATGACGCCAATAGGCGGGTACAAAATGCGATCGTTTCTGTGTCGCTTGGCTAATTCCAATCCGTCGATGGCTCCACGCGTAGGCCTCCAGATCTTCACAAGCGAAGCGAAACTCTCAATAATGCTGTCGCGGTCCGGAACCAGTGCGTCGTCAAAACTCAGTCGGAAGGAGTTACCTGACCGTGGGTCTTGATCGCCGTCAACTACCGAGAGATCAAAGGGGGCCACGCGACGATCGCCCCTGGCCAAGAATCCGAGTATGGACACTGAATAGCCCCAACTGGCATAAAACTGTCCAGCATCGTCCTTACGAGCACCGTCCTTCACGCTGAGTTCCATTTGTGGTTGAGTTCGCGGAAGCTTGTTGTCGCTACCCATTCTGTGTTCGGAGTAATTTACGTGGAGCCACTCCATCGGGCGGGTGTCTAAAGTTTCAAGAAGGTCCAAAGTCGTAAGGACCTTTTCGGCGATGTCGGATGGATTTGAAACCCGGCCTCCCAGCTGCATGTGGAGCTCGATAGATCGGAAGGCTGGGTCGAATAGATCGGCAGCAGTCACCTTTACCACTTCGTCCTCCTTACCTGCAATCATGGTTGGTGATTCATCGGAACGTATCTAACGAAAATTTCGATTGCACCAACCGCTGAATTGAGCCTTATGGCATTGGGCTCGCCTTGGAGAGAGTATGCTCCTGAGGCGAGGTACCTAGGCTACCTTCGACGCGAAAGCAGCTTGAAGAAGCCCGCCTTGAATTGTGTCCATGAGTCTTGCATTCGCATGGTAGCTGAAGGCCAGAGGATGTCCATGATTTTCAGCGGCATGGGCCCTGGTTTGCTGTGCAAGGCCTGCATTACCTCAGGCGTTAGCTTCTTATATCTATTGCTCATATTGTACTTTCATAGTCTCATTTAGTAATTACCCTAATAATCACAGGCTTATCGTCACAATTAGCGGACTAAAGAAGTTCTCAAAGACTGCCAAGTGCTTCGCGTATATCAAGCTCTCCGAATCGGACAATAGCGAGTGATAGACCTAATGATTCAATGGCCGGAAAATGGAATTTTCGGCGTGATTCATGGACGTCCAGAGTTCGTAGGGACTCATGTCTGCATAGTGGGAAAACTCAATAAGCGTGATCTGTCGTCCAGTCCGTCGCGGGCCATCGGGTGATTGCAGCAGCCATGTGCCGTTAAAGTCCTTGGAGACTGTGTAGCCGGGGGCGGCTTTGCTCGCCGTTACGGGCACCGATGTTGGCATGAGAAACGGCCGGCGTTCACGGCGGCGAAAGAGATTCGTGAATCGGTAGAGGAGCGCCAGCTCGATATCGACCAGTTGTGGTGAAGTGAAAAGTATGTGTTCATCGCGCGCGCGCTCAGTGGTGCTCAATACGTAAAGGTCATCCACCTGCCGAAGGTAGATCTTGATTTCACCACCCAGGTTATACAGGCACCATGAGCCATCCTGCGATGTAACGATCGAATATCCGGCTGCATGGATCGTTTCCAGCAAGCGATCAATCATCGGCTCTATTTCACTGCTCATAGGCCAGGACTCCCGACTTTATTAGTTCCTCAACGGTCAGAAGCGAGTGTTGTTCGTCGAAGAACAGTACTTGGGTTGCCCCGCCTCTCCGTCCGAAGTCGGGCGCCGCAACGGATGACTCGACGAGCCACCCACGAGCGCCCGCGGGCCACTCATTCGCTAGGCGATAGCGGGCGTATGGCAGCTCAAGATCACTGACAGGGAGCGAGCGAGCTTCGAAACTTTCCGGCTCGCCGTCCTTGAATGCGTAGAGATACGAACCGTCTTCGAATCCAACACGGTCGAGAACTTCGCCGAACTGGTGGCTGAACTGGGATAGGTCATGGGTCTGACGGCTGTCGAGGACGGCGCCGTCGTTAGCGGGATAGCGGTTCCACATGGTTGGGGATTCCTTCCAAGCTCTGGCTCGTAGGGCCTACGGTCGCGGAAAAAATGGCAACTTGCCGTTCGGCTCCATACAAGCCGTCCGCAATTCATTTCCTGAGAGGTTGACATAGTGGGAAAATTCAACGAGATCAACAACACTCCCTAACCGGACAATATGTGACGAGTGATGAATGAGCCTTGAATTCCTGCCAATAGCTTCGATTCGAAAGCCGGGCGCCACTTTATCGAGGGTGACGGGGATGGGAACCACTAATAGCATTGGGAGCTGCTTATCGAACCTTGATATAGTGCAAAACCTGTAGGTAAGGTACTTCTCCATATCTTCCAGGAGGGGTGTCGTGAATACATGATTCTCCGCTTGTCCCCTGTCCGAGGCACCTAAGACGAAGCTCTCATTTTCAATCTTGAGATGCAAGCGAACGTCGTCGGACGTGAAGAACCATGTGCCATCTAAGGGGTCTTGTCCGACATCGATGCCGGCCGCGCGCGAGGTCGCGCGAATTCGTGATTCCAGTTCACTCAAAGGATCTGTGACACCCACTATGACAACACTCCCATGCGAAGTAATTCGTTGACAGGAACAGCAATGCCGGATTCATCGCGAACCAACACCTGCCGGGATCCGCCCTTGCGGCCGAATGCCGGGGCAATTTTCGAAAGCTCGATCGTCCAGCCTTCTGTACCGGGGGGCCACTCTTTAGCCCACTTGTACTGAAAGTAACTCTTGCCTAGTGAATTGACAGGTAGAGATCTTGCCTCGAACGTTGCCGCTTTTCCATGTTCCATAACACCCAAATAGGATCCATTGGGGTTGCCAACCCGGTCCAGTCTATCGCCGTGTTCGTGGACGAACTTCTCCAAACTGTGGAAGTCCTGGCGCGACCCCCTAACTGCGCCGGCGTTTGGCGGGTAGTTGTCCCAAGCAGACTGCCCGTCGCGGCTGGGAACTGCGTATCGTTTGTCGTAGTCATCCTTTGTCAGAGGTGTACCGGAGCCATTATCCGACCGGCCCCAGGGTGCATCCGGGTCGGAGACGAGGTCCATGGTCTTTCGGTTTTGGTCGGTTAGTTCCGGGTACGCAGCGTGCTGGGCGTGTCCTGATAGAGGTTTACCGTAGAGCTGATCTTTGGGTGTCGGCGAGTCATCCGGATGTTGGAAAGGACCATCGTCGGTCCCGCTGAATGGATGCGTTCCGCTAGGGACCTCCCCGACGTCGGCATGATGGTGGCCCCCGGGAGAACCTGTCAATGTATCGCGGCCCCCGAGCTCGTTGCCGGTTTGGCCTCCGCCCCCCGGGCGTTGGGTTGGAGAGTGGTCGGTCAATCCTCCTGTTTCAGGGATAGCAGGGGGTAGTCGGCCCTGTAGGGGGCTTCCTGGTTCAGGGATTTTGATGACGCCCGCCAGGGCGGGTTGTGGTCCGTTGAGGGTTTGGTTGAGTTTGGCCAGTCCGTTGTCGAGTTTGTCGAGGGCTGTGCCGACGCCGTGGTCCCAGATGGCGACCCGGGCTTGGGCGAGTTTGGCGGTGACGGCTGTGGTGGTTTCGCCGAGCATGGTGCGGGTTGCGCCGGTGATACTGGTCGTGGCTTTGGACAAAGTGGCGGCTTTGGAGAGGGCGGCGGTTTCGGCACCTAGTTTGCCGCCGAGGGATGCTCCCTTAATCCCGAGTCCGGTGCCGCCGATGAACATCGAGCCGACGTCGAAGGTGGTGGCGCCGATGGCGTAGCCGGGGTTGGTGCCCCATTCGTCGTAGTGGATGGTTTCCTTGGCCACGTTGACGGTGGTCAGTATGGCTTGCGCTTCGTCGGCGGTCATGTCTTTGCCGCCGCGGTCCAGAACGTTCTTAGTGGTGAGTACTGCGGCCCCGGCGGCGAACATTCCTTGCCAGGCTTGGATTTGTTTGGCTGTGTCGGTGGTCAGTAGCAGGGTGTGCAGGCCTTGCCCGGCGCCGATCAGGGCGCTGGTGAATCCTTGGGCGGCCGAGGCGGGCCCGGCCAGCCGGACGGAGATGTTCGGTGGTCCCCAGGGAAGGTCGGGGAGTTTCTCGTCGTTGCCAAGGTAGTGCTGGACGTGGGTGAAGCCGTTGGAGATGAAGTCGGTGGAGTTGTTGAGGTTCGCCCGGGGGATGGTCGGGGGAGCGTAGCTTTGCCCGCCGGTCAGGGCGGCCAGTGCGGTGGCGCAGGTGGCGTCGGAGTCGAGGATGGCTTGGGCCAGGGCGCTGGCTTTGTCCATGGTGTTGCGGTGCTGGTCCACGATCTTCAGGTTGGAGTGCCAGTCGTCGTTGCCGCCGATGAGCTCGTCCAGGGCGTGGACTTCGGCCCGGAGGGTGTTGATGCGTTGTTTCAGTTCCCTGGCCCGGTCCGCGTAAGCGGCCAGCACGGTTGCGGCGTTGCTGGTCAGGTTGGCGAGGTCTTGGGAGCGGGAGAACACGGGGTTGAAAGCGGTCAGGACCTGCCCGGCTTCGGGGGCTTCGTAGGCGTTGGAAAGACCTGCCCAGGACCTGGCGGCGTCGTTGACCCCGGAATGAACGGCGTTCCCGGACGCTGCGAGGGCTTGGCCCTGGCTGTCCACCGCGTCGGGGTCCGGCAGCGGCGGGAGACCATCAACGCTGATCCCGGACGCGCCGGGACCTGCGACACACACCTGACTGAAGTCCATACTCACCGCCCTAACGCCGAAACGGGCAGGTGCACAGTTGAGGCACTGGACGCCGCTGTTGATGCCATGGACAGGTCGCCGTTGGCGTAATGGCTCACGGCTTGGGAGGTCCCGGTCAGGGCCGCGGTGCTGCGTTCGAGCACGTCCTTGGTGGCCGGAACCACCCCGTTCTCGATCAACGCCCCCAACGCTTCTTGAACCTGGGCGGATGGGACGGCCGCGGCGATTCCTTCCACCGCGCCCTGCAACCTGGCCAACGGCTCCTCCAACGCCGACACCGAGCTCGCGGTCGAGGAGATCACCGCCCGCGCGGTGCCCACATCAATACTCCACACAGCCATACCAGTCACCTGCCTTTATAGGGCTGCCGGGTTAGCCGATGCTCTGCACGGCGTTGCGGGCAGAGGTCGCGGCGGTGGTGGCGGTCTCGTCGTTGGTTCCCAGGGTGGTGCGGACCAGGGCGATGATGGCTTTGACTTCGTCGGCTGCTGAGGTCCAGCGGGTTTCGACTGCCTGGTATTCGGTGTCGACGCCGTCGGCGCGGAAGTCTGCCATGGCCTGGTTCACGTCGGCTTGGCGGGCGGCGATGAGGTTTTCGAGGTGCGCGGCGAGGGCTTGGATGTCGGATTGGACCTGGGCGGAGACGTTGGTGTCGTAGGCGATGCGGTTGGTGGTCATGGTGTTATGCCCGTCCTTGGAATCGTGCGGCGTCGAAGTTCGCGGCCCCTTCGGAGCGTCGTGCGTTATCCGAGGCTGCCAGGTCGCCTTGGGTGAAGGCGGTGTTCATCCCGGACTGTCCTTGGACGATGCCGGCCAGGGCGGTGTTCAGTTCGGAGGCGACGAGGTCGGACCGGTTTTTGAAGGAGTCGAACGCGGCTTTGCCCGCACCGCTGAATTTTCCTTCGAGCGGGGTGACGGCGTCCACGAACCGGCGGACCAGAGCGCCGAGGTCCTGGTGGGACGCGTCGGTTTGTTTGCTCAGGTTCCCGAGTGTTTCGGCGCCCATGTCAAAGATGGCCATTGGTTCCCCCAAAGGTAGATGGTTGTGCTGGAGCACTTTAACAGCATGGTGAACACGGTGTGTTATGTCCAGTCGATGCACTAACAAGAAGCAAGTGCCTTATGACGGCTTAGTCACAAACCGAAAAGGTTACCGACGAAGCCCCACGGGGTTCACCCTGCCCCACCAGAGGGGACACCTAGGGCCGAAAAGCACCCTCTAGGTGCCGTTTCGGGCCTGTCTAGGTGCCGAAAACCCCCAAAATGAGTGCTCCCCACCACCGACTAGGTGCTCGGTGCCAAACAACAAGGACCTGGCCTTCGTGCCAGTGCGAGTGCCGCAGCCCTTGCACCAGAAGTCCTGGAGCAAACATTGTCGCAGGCAGATGCTAGGGTCTGGACCGTATTGAAACCGGCCCATGGAATAGGGTTGATGGCACTATGACGCCGTACAGGAGCCTGATGGGGGAGGCCGCACATGGCTGAAGAT is drawn from Arthrobacter sp. 31Y and contains these coding sequences:
- a CDS encoding TNT domain-containing protein yields the protein MWNRYPANDGAVLDSRQTHDLSQFSHQFGEVLDRVGFEDGSYLYAFKDGEPESFEARSLPVSDLELPYARYRLANEWPAGARGWLVESSVAAPDFGRRGGATQVLFFDEQHSLLTVEELIKSGVLAYEQ
- a CDS encoding Imm61 family immunity protein; this translates as MGVTDPLSELESRIRATSRAAGIDVGQDPLDGTWFFTSDDVRLHLKIENESFVLGASDRGQAENHVFTTPLLEDMEKYLTYRFCTISRFDKQLPMLLVVPIPVTLDKVAPGFRIEAIGRNSRLIHHSSHIVRLGSVVDLVEFSHYVNLSGNELRTACMEPNGKLPFFPRP
- a CDS encoding pore-forming ESAT-6 family protein, with translation MTTNRIAYDTNVSAQVQSDIQALAAHLENLIAARQADVNQAMADFRADGVDTEYQAVETRWTSAADEVKAIIALVRTTLGTNDETATTAATSARNAVQSIG
- a CDS encoding DUF6507 family protein, which encodes MAVWSIDVGTARAVISSTASSVSALEEPLARLQGAVEGIAAAVPSAQVQEALGALIENGVVPATKDVLERSTAALTGTSQAVSHYANGDLSMASTAASSASTVHLPVSALGR
- a CDS encoding Imm61 family immunity protein; the encoded protein is MSSEIEPMIDRLLETIHAAGYSIVTSQDGSWCLYNLGGEIKIYLRQVDDLYVLSTTERARDEHILFTSPQLVDIELALLYRFTNLFRRRERRPFLMPTSVPVTASKAAPGYTVSKDFNGTWLLQSPDGPRRTGRQITLIEFSHYADMSPYELWTSMNHAENSIFRPLNH
- a CDS encoding TNT domain-containing protein, which gives rise to MDFSQVCVAGPGASGISVDGLPPLPDPDAVDSQGQALAASGNAVHSGVNDAARSWAGLSNAYEAPEAGQVLTAFNPVFSRSQDLANLTSNAATVLAAYADRARELKQRINTLRAEVHALDELIGGNDDWHSNLKIVDQHRNTMDKASALAQAILDSDATCATALAALTGGQSYAPPTIPRANLNNSTDFISNGFTHVQHYLGNDEKLPDLPWGPPNISVRLAGPASAAQGFTSALIGAGQGLHTLLLTTDTAKQIQAWQGMFAAGAAVLTTKNVLDRGGKDMTADEAQAILTTVNVAKETIHYDEWGTNPGYAIGATTFDVGSMFIGGTGLGIKGASLGGKLGAETAALSKAATLSKATTSITGATRTMLGETTTAVTAKLAQARVAIWDHGVGTALDKLDNGLAKLNQTLNGPQPALAGVIKIPEPGSPLQGRLPPAIPETGGLTDHSPTQRPGGGGQTGNELGGRDTLTGSPGGHHHADVGEVPSGTHPFSGTDDGPFQHPDDSPTPKDQLYGKPLSGHAQHAAYPELTDQNRKTMDLVSDPDAPWGRSDNGSGTPLTKDDYDKRYAVPSRDGQSAWDNYPPNAGAVRGSRQDFHSLEKFVHEHGDRLDRVGNPNGSYLGVMEHGKAATFEARSLPVNSLGKSYFQYKWAKEWPPGTEGWTIELSKIAPAFGRKGGSRQVLVRDESGIAVPVNELLRMGVLS